CCACCTGGGGCATTGACGGAGAACTAAACCCTGGGGTCAAAACTCTCCGGGAATTGGCAGAGCTCACTGGCTATGAAGGCAATATGGATTTTAAATATGGCCTGAGAAATTAGTTAGACCTACCCAAGGATTAAGCCGACTAACAAAGTGATCCATCGTCTGGCGGTATAGCGACGCCATCATTCCCCGAACAAAATCCCCTCAAGCTAGAGATGGCCTGGGGGATTTTCCTTGATAGTTTTGCGGTTTGATTGCAGTTTTTTATTAGTAATAATTGCCGACTTTGCGATGGTGTACGGCGGTTAACCCTTCTGCTTTAGCTACCCGACCATTGGTTACTTGGCTGTAAACAATCCAGTGATCACTACATTCCATCCGACTAGCTACTTCACACTCCAAATAGGCTAGCGCATCGGTCAAAATAGGCGATCCGTTGCTTGCGGTTTGGGTTTTTACTCCAGCAAAACGATCAGCACCAGGGGGGAAACGTTTGAGGAAATGTTTCATCAAAATTTGATAGTTGCCTTCCTCCAAAATGTTCAACACAAAGCGATCACCGACTTGCATGAGGGATTCAATGGCCCGGTCCTTGGCCACAGCAACGGTGAAACCAGGGGGATTAAAGCTGGCTTGGGAAACCCAAGAGGCAAGCATGGCCCCTTTAACCTCTCCCTTTTGGGCAGTGATGATATACAGCCCCCCACTAATGCGACCGATCGCCTTTTCCAGATCGCTGTCCAGGGATTTGAGTTGTTTTATTTTGGCCGCCTGGATGAGATTTTGACCCAAGTCAGTGCCGGACTCATCACAAAGCTGATAGGTGCTTTCGCTGGGGGTGTCTTTGACCTTGATCACTTTGAAAGCCTCCCGCAAACCCAGGTCTAAAAATTTGGTGCGGAGGGGGTCAATGGGCTCGTCGTCCCCACCATAGGATTCGTATAAACCAAAGACCTGTTTCGGTTGCATGGCGGCCAACACTGCGCCGAAATTGGTGCTTAGATCAGCGTTAGCCTGTAAAGGCGGCATTCCCAGAACTACCCCGCTGGCATGGCCCACCAGTTCCTGGATTTCCTGAGGATCGGCGGAGCTTAGGTCCACCATGTCCACCCCCACGCCGGTTTTAGTAATTCCCTTGGCAATGGCCTGGGAAAGGCGATCGCCGTAGCCATAATCAGCCACATAGAAAACCACCACGGTTTTTTCTGCTTTACTTTGGGACTCGCTCCAATGGCGGTAGCGATGTAATAATTCGCCAACGTTATGGCGCAATAGGGGGCCATGGCCATTGGCAACGGTGCTAATGGTGCCCAGATTATCCATGCGTTTCATGGCGGCGAGAACGGAACGGGCGTTGGGACCCATCAAGCAATCGTAGTAAAACTGGTAATCCGGTGCGATTTTGCCCAAATCGATGTCAAAAACTGCATCGGAGCAATAGTGCATCCCAAACACGTCGCAGGTGAAGAGAATTTCCGTGGCGGGGTCATAGGTGAGCAT
The genomic region above belongs to Synechocystis sp. PCC 6803 substr. PCC-P and contains:
- a CDS encoding diflavin flavoprotein, yielding MFTTPLPPQKRLSTQTEAIAKNITAIRSLDWDRDRFDIEFGLQNGTTYNSYLIQADKVALVDSSHEKFRQLYLDLLQGLIDPQRIDYLIVSHTEPDHSGLVKDILQLNPRITVVATKVALQFLDNFVHQPFERIQVKSGDRLDLGQGHDLEFVSAPNLHWPDTMLTYDPATEILFTCDVFGMHYCSDAVFDIDLGKIAPDYQFYYDCLMGPNARSVLAAMKRMDNLGTISTVANGHGPLLRHNVGELLHRYRHWSESQSKAEKTVVVFYVADYGYGDRLSQAIAKGITKTGVGVDMVDLSSADPQEIQELVGHASGVVLGMPPLQANADLSTNFGAVLAAMQPKQVFGLYESYGGDDEPIDPLRTKFLDLGLREAFKVIKVKDTPSESTYQLCDESGTDLGQNLIQAAKIKQLKSLDSDLEKAIGRISGGLYIITAQKGEVKGAMLASWVSQASFNPPGFTVAVAKDRAIESLMQVGDRFVLNILEEGNYQILMKHFLKRFPPGADRFAGVKTQTASNGSPILTDALAYLECEVASRMECSDHWIVYSQVTNGRVAKAEGLTAVHHRKVGNYY